A window of the Oncorhynchus masou masou isolate Uvic2021 chromosome 13, UVic_Omas_1.1, whole genome shotgun sequence genome harbors these coding sequences:
- the LOC135552511 gene encoding protein FAM124B-like, translating into MLQVTLYSGYDNFDDTVRLYEAVLQSLAEEQKPGFCWFTLYTEPERCLQLALKTALPPLGQGGGLQRSSAAFQGGGDGSACAPAQSMHTLAGRRPGRQQDMFPGESLSDP; encoded by the exons ATGCTGCAGGTGACACTCTACAGCGGCTACGATAACTTTGACGACACGGTGCGGCTATACGAGGCAGTGCTGCAAAGTCTGGCAGAGGAGCAGAAGCCGGGGTTCTGTTGGTTCACGCTCTACACGGAGCCTGAGCGGTGTCTGCAGCTGGCTCTCAAGACAGCCCTCCCTCCCCTGGGTCAAGGTGGAGGCCTGCAACGCAGCAGTGCTGCATTTCAGGGTGGAGGAGATGGGTCAGCTTGTGCTCCTGCCCAATCCATGCACACACTGGCAGGTCGACGACCTGGACGGCAACAAGATATGTTTCCAG GTGAAAGCCTCAGCGACCCCTGA